In a single window of the Dinghuibacter silviterrae genome:
- a CDS encoding hybrid sensor histidine kinase/response regulator transcription factor, with translation MRFPLWVAFFLPASFLLAGRCFGQAPSLPFRHIGYEQGLSNSTIECIFQDSHGFIWLGTRDGLNRYDGNDMTVYRNRAGDNGSLSDDYVRCITEDAAHTLWIGTSNGLNRFDPSTQTFTRYPAGAINALAADSSGGLWVGTDGGGLYYGGKGLVRVPTFGAHINALSLRPEGTLWIGSEVGLSRMGVGGSAMGADGSAIGTGRSAMGAGGAPPRDEVIHATGAPLPPVLVIRADASGDLWLGTAEDGVWVYHVPADAGRQSADAGKAKASAGKATADAGEATANAANLVRYRHEDKTPSSLGGNMIKSILVDREGRAWVGCINGGLNLFEASTEHFFHYQNDPLDASSLSQRTVSAIFEDNQGNLWVGTHRGGLNVYMPGAAKFRKYPSREGAAGGTTADGLTNSDVRAFFEDAKGDIWIGTDGGGLNVWSRRANRWQAYRYNPYDPKSLGSDAVLDVTEDKSGRRWVSTWEGGLNLFHPETGTFTRYLHREGDTTSISSNYVQKTFEDRKGRLWVGTYFGGLNLLDPGRGTFRRVRGDEAGETQVQGNNVVSLGEDAGGNLWAGTDDGGLNRCDLRTGRWSHYFTHEGKMPDIRVIFTDHRGRLWIGRSGLFLYDAAKDTFSCYTDKAGLSHEFIKGIIEDGLGNFWISTGGGLTCFNPDTYAFTRYNRGDGLQGLEFEPGAYLETRAGEMLFGGTNGFNAFFPRDIQRNPYIPPVYITGFQVGGQRVDAKDTLRLGFRESTFSFTFTALNYSVPENNQYAYMLEGFDKDWHYVGNEHKANYTNLDPGTYVLRVKASNNDGVWNEQGARVLIVIAPPFWKTWWFAALVALAVTGGAYTYYRFKRSLELAKLEEKKREEIHQVQLQFFTNISHELRTPLTLILGQVEKLYKMEVSPTLTHYYASIRRNATRLMGLINELMDFRKLETGTLSLHVMPGRLDLFLDEIADEFKDWAAEKNIRFKVETGQAAPAWFDRQVLEKIVLNLLHNAFKYTDAGGEITLKALPGLDGFTPSFAHELVLRSDRRAKRYQYIRVADTGIGISKESIAHLFERYYRISESHLGSGVGLAFVRSLTQLHKGDIFVYSERYKGTEIIVGIPSEEEEYTAAERWAVGLPAGRVQLESIRTAGVDQELAPQAGVAAVGGAAAGGVAASGADAPGEAAEGALPQDAEGTPGEEAPLVLIVEDNTELRDFLKETFAPFYRVDTAGDGEEGWARIREDAPDLIVSDVMMPKMDGVALCRLVKQDLGTSHIPFLMLTAKNTGSAQLEGVESGADHYFTKPLSMDLLLATVRNIFQRQQKLRDRYQRDYQVQARELVHSQKDKAFMDALLETIEAQLVNPDLDVEYLCSQLGMSRTRLYQKIKQITGQSIGEFVRTIRLKRAVHILLHEDVPFTEVMYRIGIQSQSYFTKAFKKEFGKTPTQFLQDVKKGS, from the coding sequence GTGAGGTTTCCATTGTGGGTCGCCTTTTTTTTGCCCGCCAGTTTTTTGCTTGCCGGGCGCTGTTTCGGGCAGGCACCCAGTTTGCCGTTCCGGCACATCGGGTACGAACAGGGTCTTTCCAACAGTACCATCGAATGCATATTCCAGGACAGTCATGGGTTTATATGGCTAGGCACCAGGGACGGCCTGAACCGCTATGACGGGAACGACATGACCGTCTACCGGAACAGGGCCGGGGATAACGGCAGCCTGAGTGACGACTATGTCCGTTGTATCACCGAGGACGCGGCGCACACGCTTTGGATCGGGACGTCCAATGGGCTCAACCGTTTCGATCCTTCCACCCAAACCTTTACCCGTTATCCCGCGGGCGCGATTAACGCACTGGCGGCGGACAGCTCCGGTGGCCTATGGGTGGGGACCGATGGGGGCGGGTTGTACTATGGGGGGAAGGGGCTGGTGCGGGTGCCCACTTTTGGGGCGCACATCAACGCGCTAAGCCTGCGTCCGGAGGGGACGCTTTGGATCGGCAGTGAGGTGGGGCTGAGCCGCATGGGCGTGGGCGGCAGCGCGATGGGGGCGGACGGCAGCGCGATAGGTACGGGCAGGAGCGCGATGGGTGCGGGCGGCGCTCCCCCTCGCGACGAAGTGATCCACGCCACCGGCGCCCCTTTACCGCCGGTTCTGGTCATCCGCGCGGACGCCTCCGGGGACCTCTGGCTGGGGACGGCGGAAGACGGCGTATGGGTGTACCATGTGCCGGCGGACGCCGGAAGACAATCGGCGGACGCCGGAAAGGCGAAAGCGAGTGCGGGAAAGGCAACAGCCGATGCCGGAGAGGCGACAGCGAACGCCGCGAACCTGGTGCGCTACCGCCACGAAGACAAAACCCCTTCGAGCCTCGGGGGGAATATGATCAAAAGCATCCTGGTGGACCGGGAGGGGCGTGCCTGGGTGGGTTGTATCAACGGGGGGCTGAATCTTTTCGAGGCGTCGACGGAACATTTTTTTCACTATCAAAACGATCCACTGGATGCGTCGAGCCTATCGCAACGGACGGTGTCGGCGATTTTCGAAGACAACCAGGGGAACCTTTGGGTGGGGACGCACCGGGGCGGCCTCAATGTATATATGCCGGGCGCGGCCAAGTTTAGAAAGTATCCTTCACGGGAGGGCGCGGCCGGGGGAACCACGGCGGACGGGCTTACGAACAGCGATGTCCGTGCATTTTTTGAAGACGCCAAAGGGGATATATGGATTGGCACGGACGGAGGCGGGTTGAATGTCTGGAGCCGGCGTGCGAACCGGTGGCAGGCGTACCGGTATAACCCTTACGATCCAAAGAGCCTGGGGTCGGATGCGGTCCTGGACGTGACGGAGGACAAAAGCGGGAGACGGTGGGTGTCGACCTGGGAGGGGGGGCTGAACCTTTTTCATCCGGAGACAGGGACCTTTACGCGTTACCTGCACCGGGAGGGGGACACGACCTCGATCAGCTCTAATTATGTACAAAAAACATTCGAGGACCGGAAGGGGCGGCTCTGGGTGGGGACGTATTTCGGGGGGTTGAACCTGTTGGATCCGGGCCGGGGAACCTTTCGCCGGGTCAGGGGGGACGAAGCGGGCGAGACACAGGTGCAGGGCAACAACGTCGTCTCCCTGGGGGAGGACGCCGGGGGGAACCTCTGGGCCGGTACGGACGACGGGGGCCTCAACCGCTGCGACCTGCGGACGGGGCGGTGGTCGCATTACTTCACGCACGAGGGAAAGATGCCGGACATCCGGGTCATTTTTACCGACCACCGGGGGCGGCTGTGGATCGGACGGTCGGGGCTTTTTTTGTATGACGCGGCAAAAGATACTTTTTCTTGCTATACGGACAAGGCGGGGCTTTCGCATGAGTTTATCAAGGGGATCATCGAAGACGGGCTGGGCAATTTCTGGATCAGCACGGGAGGCGGGCTGACCTGTTTCAACCCGGACACTTACGCGTTTACGCGATACAACCGGGGGGACGGGCTGCAGGGGTTGGAGTTCGAACCGGGCGCTTACCTGGAGACACGGGCGGGGGAAATGCTGTTTGGAGGCACCAATGGGTTTAACGCTTTTTTTCCAAGAGATATACAACGGAATCCTTACATTCCGCCGGTGTACATCACGGGCTTCCAGGTTGGCGGGCAACGGGTGGACGCGAAAGATACGCTGCGGCTGGGTTTCCGGGAATCTACCTTTTCCTTCACCTTTACAGCCCTGAACTATTCAGTCCCCGAAAACAACCAGTACGCGTATATGCTGGAAGGGTTTGACAAGGACTGGCACTATGTGGGCAACGAACACAAGGCGAATTATACCAACCTTGACCCAGGCACTTATGTCCTGCGGGTGAAGGCCTCCAACAACGACGGGGTTTGGAATGAACAGGGCGCCCGCGTATTGATCGTGATCGCGCCCCCGTTTTGGAAGACCTGGTGGTTTGCGGCCCTGGTAGCGCTGGCCGTTACGGGCGGCGCTTATACCTATTATCGTTTTAAACGCAGCCTGGAGCTGGCAAAATTGGAGGAAAAAAAGCGGGAGGAAATCCACCAGGTGCAGCTCCAGTTTTTTACCAATATCTCACACGAGTTGCGGACGCCGCTGACGCTGATCTTAGGCCAGGTGGAGAAGCTGTACAAGATGGAGGTCTCCCCCACCCTGACCCATTATTATGCCTCTATACGCCGGAATGCGACGCGGCTGATGGGGTTGATCAACGAGCTGATGGACTTCCGGAAACTGGAGACGGGGACCTTGTCACTTCACGTGATGCCGGGCCGTCTGGACCTTTTTCTGGATGAGATCGCGGACGAATTCAAGGATTGGGCCGCGGAAAAAAATATCCGTTTCAAGGTCGAAACGGGCCAGGCGGCCCCGGCCTGGTTTGATCGCCAGGTTCTCGAAAAGATCGTCCTCAACCTCTTGCACAACGCCTTCAAGTATACGGACGCCGGCGGGGAAATCACGCTGAAGGCGCTTCCCGGCCTGGACGGTTTTACGCCTTCTTTTGCCCACGAGCTCGTGCTCCGGAGCGACCGCCGCGCCAAACGCTACCAGTATATCCGCGTGGCGGACACCGGTATCGGCATCTCGAAAGAGTCCATCGCGCACCTCTTCGAACGCTACTACCGCATTTCCGAATCCCACCTGGGGTCGGGCGTGGGGCTGGCATTTGTCCGAAGCCTAACACAACTGCATAAGGGAGACATTTTCGTCTATAGCGAGCGCTATAAGGGTACGGAGATTATTGTGGGTATTCCGTCAGAGGAAGAGGAATACACGGCTGCAGAGCGCTGGGCGGTTGGGCTGCCCGCGGGCAGGGTGCAGTTGGAGAGTATCCGCACGGCGGGGGTGGACCAGGAACTGGCGCCGCAGGCGGGAGTTGCGGCAGTGGGCGGTGCTGCTGCAGGCGGTGTTGCTGCAAGCGGCGCGGACGCGCCGGGCGAGGCGGCGGAGGGCGCGCTCCCACAAGACGCGGAGGGCACCCCCGGCGAAGAAGCGCCGCTGGTGCTCATCGTCGAAGACAACACCGAACTCCGCGACTTCCTGAAGGAAACCTTTGCCCCCTTCTACCGGGTGGACACCGCGGGGGATGGGGAAGAGGGCTGGGCGCGGATCAGGGAGGACGCCCCGGACCTGATCGTGAGCGACGTGATGATGCCCAAAATGGACGGGGTCGCGCTTTGCCGGCTTGTCAAGCAGGACTTGGGGACGAGCCACATTCCCTTCCTGATGCTGACGGCGAAGAATACGGGGAGCGCGCAGCTGGAGGGTGTGGAGTCGGGCGCGGACCACTACTTTACAAAACCCCTGAGCATGGACCTGTTACTGGCGACGGTCCGGAATATTTTCCAGCGCCAGCAAAAGTTGCGCGACCGCTACCAGCGGGACTACCAGGTGCAGGCCCGGGAGCTGGTGCATTCGCAAAAGGACAAGGCGTTTATGGACGCGCTCCTGGAAACTATCGAGGCGCAGTTGGTCAACCCCGACCTGGACGTGGAATACCTTTGCAGTCAACTGGGGATGAGCCGCACCCGCCTGTACCAAAAAATCAAACAAATCACGGGGCAGTCGATCGGCGAATTCGTGCGGACGATCCGTCTGAAACGCGCGGTGCACATCCTTCTCCACGAGGACGTACCTTTTACGGAGGTGATGTACCGGATCGGGATCCAGAGCCAGTCCTATTTTACAAAGGCGTTCAAAAAAGAGTTTGGGAAGACGCCGACGCAGTTTTTGCAGGACGTGAAGAAGGGGTCATAG
- the galA gene encoding beta-galactosidase GalA, with translation MLRCWLCRLCFLAFVFLAKGVFPANGQTLTHRTVSIDEGWRFHLGDASDPARDFGYGLETIFSKSGKAGGTAIDARFNDSAWDPVRLPHDWAETLPFVPSDNFDVASHGFKPIGGRFPQTSIGWYRRHLAVPASDSGARFVLQFDGIFRDARIWINGFYLGRNESGYLGASYDITDYLDFHHDNVLVVRVDATQYEGWFYEGAGIYRHAWLHTYQPVYIPSDGLFIHAEVAEPPAAPAPGGLATTAVSAPGTPTSSVAIVHVETTVIGNRFVTDTCTVVTCLTTREGRRIGAPVYTPVALAPGGLAATQATAQATAQATARVPTARLWSPDDPYLYRATVLIMQDGKVIDSTTQRFGIKTVRLDAEKGLFLNGTHLEIKGVDCHQDHAGVGSAVPDALQYYRVRLLKAMGVNAYRTAHAAPTPELLDACDSLGLLVLDENRLLNSSPEYLDQWERLIRRDRSRACVFLWSIGNEEGHIQTRATGRRIAETLIQRQRLLDPTRTCTYAADLPDVYQGVNEVIPVRGFNYRQFAVADYHRDHPGQPIIGTEMGSTVTTRGFYNPDPVTGAFRVDSARGYLPDQDISAPWWASRAETWWTLAAAQPWWMGGFVWTGFDYRGEPTPFAWPVIHSHFGLMDDCGFPKNIYYYYQSWWTNREVLHISPHWNWKGREGQPIAVWVNSNADQVELRLNGKSLGEKAMPRNGHLEWTVPFAPGRLEAIAHKGSQKFKTAVETTGAPYRIVLEPDTNAITADGKDALVVNVHVVDQQGREVPDAQNLIHFALNGAPARFIGAGNGDPTSHEPDQYPAGGWQRHLFNGKCQVILQAAGGSTAASGPTITVRAEADGLQPAEVTIRTGP, from the coding sequence ATGCTGCGTTGCTGGTTGTGCAGGCTCTGCTTTCTCGCCTTTGTTTTTCTGGCGAAAGGGGTTTTTCCCGCGAACGGACAAACCCTGACCCACAGGACCGTCTCCATAGATGAGGGCTGGCGTTTTCACCTCGGGGATGCGTCCGACCCGGCGCGGGACTTCGGATACGGCCTGGAGACGATTTTTTCCAAGTCCGGAAAAGCGGGCGGGACCGCCATTGACGCCCGCTTCAACGATAGCGCCTGGGACCCGGTGCGGCTGCCCCATGACTGGGCGGAAACCCTGCCCTTTGTGCCCTCCGACAACTTCGACGTGGCGTCGCACGGCTTCAAACCCATTGGGGGCCGGTTCCCGCAAACCAGCATCGGCTGGTACCGCCGGCACCTCGCGGTCCCTGCCTCCGATTCCGGGGCCCGTTTCGTGCTCCAGTTCGACGGCATCTTTCGCGACGCCAGGATCTGGATCAACGGTTTTTACCTGGGGCGCAACGAAAGCGGCTACCTGGGTGCATCGTATGACATCACCGACTACCTGGACTTCCACCACGACAACGTCCTTGTCGTCCGCGTCGACGCCACCCAATACGAGGGTTGGTTTTACGAGGGGGCGGGGATATATCGCCATGCATGGTTGCATACGTACCAGCCGGTATACATTCCGTCGGACGGGCTCTTTATCCACGCGGAGGTGGCGGAGCCGCCCGCCGCGCCCGCACCCGGCGGCCTGGCAACCACGGCCGTGTCCGCGCCGGGCACACCGACGTCGTCCGTCGCCATCGTTCACGTCGAAACCACCGTCATCGGCAACCGTTTCGTAACCGACACCTGCACCGTCGTTACCTGCCTCACCACGCGCGAAGGCCGGCGCATAGGCGCCCCCGTATACACGCCCGTGGCGCTTGCCCCGGGAGGCCTTGCGGCAACCCAGGCCACGGCCCAGGCCACTGCCCAGGCCACTGCGCGGGTGCCCACTGCCCGCCTATGGTCCCCCGACGACCCCTATTTATACCGCGCCACCGTCCTGATCATGCAAGACGGCAAAGTCATCGACAGCACCACCCAACGCTTTGGCATCAAAACAGTCCGCCTGGATGCGGAGAAAGGACTTTTTCTCAACGGCACACACCTGGAAATAAAAGGCGTCGACTGCCACCAGGACCACGCGGGTGTGGGCAGCGCCGTTCCCGACGCCCTTCAGTACTACCGCGTCCGTTTGCTCAAGGCCATGGGGGTGAACGCTTACCGGACGGCGCACGCCGCCCCGACCCCGGAGCTCCTGGACGCCTGCGACAGCCTGGGACTTTTGGTCCTTGACGAAAACCGTTTGCTCAACAGCAGCCCGGAGTACCTGGACCAGTGGGAGCGGCTGATCCGGCGCGACCGCAGCCGTGCCTGTGTTTTTCTTTGGTCGATCGGTAACGAGGAAGGGCATATCCAAACCCGGGCTACGGGCCGGCGTATCGCGGAGACCCTGATCCAGCGGCAAAGGCTGCTGGATCCTACGCGGACCTGTACGTATGCAGCCGACCTGCCCGACGTTTACCAGGGCGTCAACGAAGTGATCCCGGTCCGGGGATTCAACTACCGGCAGTTTGCGGTGGCGGACTACCACAGGGACCACCCCGGACAACCCATCATCGGAACCGAAATGGGAAGCACGGTGACCACCCGCGGTTTTTATAACCCGGACCCGGTGACGGGGGCATTCCGCGTCGACTCCGCCCGGGGATACCTCCCCGACCAGGACATCAGCGCGCCCTGGTGGGCGAGCCGGGCGGAAACCTGGTGGACCCTGGCCGCCGCTCAGCCCTGGTGGATGGGCGGTTTTGTATGGACGGGGTTTGACTACCGGGGGGAGCCCACGCCTTTTGCCTGGCCGGTCATCCACTCCCACTTCGGGCTCATGGACGACTGCGGTTTCCCAAAGAACATCTATTATTATTACCAGTCCTGGTGGACCAACCGGGAAGTCCTTCATATCTCCCCGCATTGGAACTGGAAGGGCAGGGAGGGTCAGCCCATCGCGGTCTGGGTCAACAGCAACGCCGACCAGGTAGAGCTCCGGCTCAACGGCAAAAGCCTGGGGGAGAAAGCCATGCCGCGCAACGGCCACCTCGAATGGACGGTGCCTTTTGCCCCCGGCCGGCTGGAGGCCATCGCTCATAAAGGCTCCCAAAAATTCAAAACGGCCGTCGAAACCACGGGCGCACCCTACCGGATTGTCCTGGAACCCGATACAAACGCTATAACAGCGGATGGAAAGGACGCCCTCGTAGTCAACGTCCATGTGGTGGATCAACAGGGACGGGAAGTGCCCGACGCCCAAAACCTGATCCATTTTGCCCTGAACGGAGCCCCCGCCCGTTTTATCGGCGCCGGCAACGGCGACCCCACCAGCCATGAGCCGGACCAGTACCCCGCCGGGGGGTGGCAACGGCATTTGTTCAACGGCAAGTGCCAGGTCATCCTCCAGGCGGCGGGCGGGTCGACAGCGGCGAGCGGTCCGACGATAACGGTCCGCGCCGAAGCGGACGGCCTGCAGCCCGCGGAAGTGACGATCCGGACCGGGCCATAA
- a CDS encoding glycoside hydrolase family 53 protein: MIRQTIACLFVLICALSCSKNNSGTKTTTTTSDTPDASASSFANGADVSWVTQMEASGYKFYNSSGTQEDLFAILGGLGINSIRLRVWVNPSGGWCNTADVLAKAKRAKAAGMNIMIDFHYSDTWADPGHQTVPAAWAGLDFTGLMNETYNYTLAVLDTLKAGGITPTWVQVGNEVSNGMLWPDGEASLNMKNFAWLVNCGYNATKAVFPNCKVIVHLANGYDNTTFRWLFDGLKSNGASWDVIGMSLYPTTSNYTTLDAECLSNMQDMVSRYGKQVMICEVGMEEDQPTITEAFLKDIIAKTKSVSGGLGVFYWEPECYNNWQGYGLGAFGSNGEPTAALSAF; the protein is encoded by the coding sequence ATGATCCGCCAAACGATTGCCTGTCTATTCGTACTTATTTGCGCCCTTAGCTGTTCCAAAAACAATTCCGGTACAAAGACCACCACGACCACGAGCGACACCCCCGACGCCTCGGCTTCTTCGTTTGCCAACGGGGCCGACGTGAGCTGGGTGACGCAAATGGAAGCCTCGGGTTATAAATTCTACAACAGCAGCGGGACGCAGGAAGACCTTTTTGCGATCCTAGGCGGTCTGGGCATCAATTCCATCCGGCTCCGGGTATGGGTCAATCCGTCCGGGGGCTGGTGCAACACCGCCGACGTCCTTGCCAAGGCAAAACGGGCAAAAGCCGCCGGCATGAACATCATGATCGACTTCCACTACAGCGATACGTGGGCCGACCCCGGACATCAGACCGTACCGGCTGCCTGGGCAGGTTTGGATTTCACCGGCCTCATGAATGAAACCTACAATTATACGCTAGCGGTGCTGGATACGCTCAAGGCCGGGGGGATCACCCCTACCTGGGTACAGGTCGGAAACGAAGTGTCCAACGGCATGTTGTGGCCCGACGGGGAAGCCTCGCTGAACATGAAAAATTTCGCCTGGCTGGTGAACTGCGGATACAATGCCACCAAGGCTGTTTTCCCGAACTGTAAAGTTATTGTGCATCTTGCCAACGGCTATGACAACACCACGTTCCGCTGGTTGTTCGACGGTCTGAAGTCCAACGGCGCATCCTGGGATGTCATCGGGATGTCCCTGTATCCCACGACCTCCAATTACACAACCCTCGATGCAGAGTGTTTGTCGAATATGCAGGATATGGTATCGCGGTATGGCAAACAGGTCATGATCTGCGAGGTCGGTATGGAAGAAGATCAGCCCACCATAACGGAGGCTTTTCTGAAAGACATCATCGCCAAGACCAAATCCGTATCGGGTGGTCTGGGTGTATTTTATTGGGAACCCGAGTGCTACAACAACTGGCAGGGCTACGGCCTGGGCGCCTTTGGCAGCAACGGGGAACCAACGGCGGCATTAAGCGCATTTTAA
- a CDS encoding NAD(P)-dependent oxidoreductase codes for MRLLVFGATGATGGPLTRYALEAGHFVTAVVRRPEKITFSHPLLRVVQGDVLLPGSFAAEVYDQDAVIACLGVNTTKPTTFYSKGVTHLLDAMHRAGVSRLMVMSALGLDIGPEINPVQRFLTKYVLQRILRHPFADLRKMEDIVKASDMEWTIVRPPRLTNGKPKGHYRVAIDRFLARPMVIARADVAGYMLGNVDNSTTYKHTVEIGY; via the coding sequence ATGCGTCTTCTTGTATTTGGCGCCACGGGCGCGACGGGCGGCCCGCTTACCCGGTACGCCCTGGAGGCCGGTCACTTTGTTACCGCCGTGGTGCGGAGACCGGAAAAAATAACGTTTAGTCACCCTTTGCTGCGGGTTGTACAGGGGGATGTACTGTTACCCGGTTCTTTTGCCGCTGAAGTCTATGACCAGGACGCGGTGATTGCCTGTCTGGGCGTCAACACGACAAAACCAACAACCTTTTACTCCAAAGGGGTCACGCACCTCCTCGATGCCATGCACCGGGCCGGTGTATCGCGGCTGATGGTCATGTCGGCCCTGGGGTTGGACATCGGACCGGAGATCAACCCGGTGCAACGGTTCCTTACCAAGTACGTCCTGCAGCGCATTCTCCGGCATCCTTTTGCAGACCTCCGGAAGATGGAAGATATCGTCAAGGCGAGCGACATGGAGTGGACCATCGTCCGGCCCCCCCGCCTGACCAACGGAAAACCAAAGGGGCACTACCGGGTGGCCATCGACCGTTTCCTCGCGCGCCCCATGGTCATTGCACGCGCGGACGTCGCCGGGTACATGCTGGGAAACGTAGACAATAGCACGACCTATAAACACACGGTAGAGATCGGGTATTGA